One Leifsonia shinshuensis DNA window includes the following coding sequences:
- a CDS encoding DNA gyrase/topoisomerase IV subunit B has translation MASSDYSARHLSVLEGLEAVRKRPGMYIGSTDSRGLMHCLWEIIDNSVDEALAGHGTAIEVILHADDSVEVRDQARGIPVDVEPKTGLTGVEVVFTKLHAGGKFGTGSYAASGGLHGVGASVVNALSERLDVEVDRDGKTWAMSFHRGEPGVFSDGAAAPSPDAKFAPFVSGSELRVAGKVRKGVTGTRIRYWADRQVFTAGAAFSVDDLIGRARQTAFLVPGLAITIDDQRSPEGERTTFSYDGGISEFVDFLSPDSPITETWRLTGEGHFTETVPVLSDSGAMVPTELKRECQVDIALRWGTGYDTVMRSFVNIIATPKGGSHQTGFDQGLLKFLRQQVEQNARRLKAGTDKLEKDDVMAGLTAVLTVRLPEPQFEGQTKEVLGTPAVRTIVANVIQKALAERFTSTKRDDKTQAALVLDKVVAEMKSRISARAHKETQRRKNALETSSLPAKLVDCRSSDVANSELFIVEGDSALGTARRARDSEYQALLPIRGKILNVQKASVSDMLSNAECAAIIQVIGAGSGRSFEIGSARYGKVIIMSDADVDGAHIRTLLLTLFFRYMRPMIEEGRVFAAVPPLHRVVAINPGSKPNETIYTYSEAELQAVLADLKKRGRKYQEPIQRYKGLGEMDADQLATTTMDRAHRTLRRVRVSDAEAANRVFELLMGNDVAPRKEFIIAGADDLSRARIDA, from the coding sequence GTGGCGAGCTCGGACTATTCGGCGAGGCACCTCTCGGTGCTGGAGGGCCTGGAGGCTGTGCGCAAGCGCCCGGGCATGTACATCGGCTCCACCGACTCCCGCGGCCTCATGCACTGCCTGTGGGAGATCATCGACAACTCGGTCGACGAGGCGCTCGCCGGGCACGGCACCGCGATCGAGGTCATCCTGCACGCCGACGACAGCGTGGAGGTGCGCGACCAGGCGCGCGGCATCCCGGTCGACGTCGAGCCCAAGACCGGGCTGACCGGGGTGGAGGTCGTCTTCACCAAGCTGCACGCCGGCGGCAAGTTCGGCACCGGGTCCTACGCGGCCTCCGGCGGCCTGCACGGCGTCGGCGCGTCCGTGGTCAACGCGCTGTCCGAGCGGCTCGACGTCGAGGTCGACCGCGACGGCAAGACCTGGGCGATGTCCTTCCACCGCGGCGAGCCGGGCGTGTTCTCCGACGGCGCCGCCGCGCCGAGCCCCGACGCGAAATTCGCGCCGTTCGTCAGCGGCAGCGAGCTGCGGGTCGCCGGCAAGGTCCGAAAGGGCGTCACCGGCACGCGGATCCGCTACTGGGCCGACCGCCAGGTGTTCACCGCGGGCGCCGCGTTCTCGGTGGACGACCTGATCGGGCGCGCCAGGCAGACGGCGTTCCTCGTCCCTGGCCTCGCGATCACGATCGACGACCAGCGGTCCCCGGAGGGCGAGCGCACCACCTTCAGCTACGACGGCGGCATCTCGGAGTTCGTGGACTTCCTCTCGCCGGACAGCCCGATCACCGAGACCTGGCGGCTCACCGGCGAGGGCCACTTCACCGAGACGGTTCCCGTGCTCTCCGACAGCGGCGCAATGGTGCCGACCGAGCTCAAGCGCGAGTGCCAGGTCGACATCGCGCTGCGCTGGGGGACCGGCTACGACACCGTGATGCGCTCGTTCGTGAACATCATCGCGACGCCGAAGGGCGGCAGCCACCAGACCGGCTTCGACCAGGGGCTGCTGAAGTTCTTGCGCCAGCAGGTGGAGCAGAACGCGCGGCGGCTCAAGGCGGGCACCGACAAGCTGGAGAAGGACGACGTGATGGCGGGGCTCACCGCCGTGCTGACCGTCCGCCTCCCTGAGCCGCAGTTCGAGGGCCAGACCAAGGAAGTCCTCGGCACGCCCGCGGTGCGGACGATCGTGGCCAACGTCATCCAGAAGGCCCTCGCCGAGCGCTTCACGTCGACCAAGCGCGACGACAAGACGCAGGCGGCGCTCGTGCTCGACAAGGTCGTCGCGGAGATGAAGAGCAGGATCTCGGCCCGCGCCCACAAGGAGACGCAGCGCCGCAAGAACGCGCTGGAGACCTCCTCGCTGCCGGCGAAGCTGGTGGACTGCCGGTCGAGCGACGTGGCGAACAGCGAGCTGTTCATCGTGGAGGGCGACTCGGCGCTCGGCACCGCGCGACGTGCGCGGGACAGCGAGTACCAGGCGCTGCTGCCGATCCGCGGCAAGATCCTCAACGTGCAGAAGGCGTCGGTCTCCGACATGCTCTCCAACGCGGAGTGCGCGGCGATCATCCAGGTCATCGGCGCCGGATCGGGACGCTCGTTCGAGATCGGCTCCGCGCGGTACGGCAAGGTCATCATCATGTCGGACGCGGACGTCGACGGCGCCCACATCCGCACGCTGCTGCTCACGCTGTTCTTCCGCTACATGCGGCCGATGATCGAGGAGGGCCGGGTGTTCGCGGCCGTGCCTCCGCTGCACCGCGTCGTCGCGATCAACCCCGGCTCGAAGCCGAACGAGACGATCTACACCTACTCGGAGGCGGAGCTGCAGGCCGTGCTCGCCGACCTCAAGAAGCGCGGCCGCAAGTACCAGGAGCCCATCCAGCGCTACAAGGGCCTCGGCGAGATGGACGCCGACCAGCTGGCCACGACCACGATGGACCGCGCCCACCGCACCCTCCGCCGTGTGCGCGTCTCCGACGCCGAGGCGGCGAACCGCGTCTTCGAGCTGCTGATGGGCAACGACGTCGCCCCCCGCAAGGAGTTCATCATCGCGGGCGCCGACGACCTCTCCCGCGCGCGCATCGACGCGTAG
- a CDS encoding DUF3710 domain-containing protein, whose translation MTDSIDTPGEAEPQDVEKSAPEDRETEGPLDDSEANPVRPYVDLGGVKILPREGLHLRLEVEEESQRVVAVGLDYANSTLQVQPFAAPRSTGLWHEIRGQIAEQVQRQGGRVSERDGVFGPELVAEIPVAAPQGAPGETRVARFVGVDGPRWFLRGVIAGDAAVKPEAAALVEDLFRSIVVVRGNTPMPPRDLIPLRMPSAPSAGDSGYSSL comes from the coding sequence TTGACCGACAGCATCGACACCCCCGGCGAGGCCGAGCCTCAGGACGTGGAGAAGTCCGCGCCGGAGGATCGGGAGACGGAAGGTCCCCTCGACGACAGCGAGGCGAACCCGGTCCGTCCCTACGTCGACCTCGGCGGCGTCAAGATCCTGCCGCGCGAGGGCCTCCACCTCCGCCTGGAGGTCGAGGAGGAGTCGCAGCGCGTCGTCGCGGTCGGCCTCGACTACGCGAACTCGACGCTGCAGGTGCAGCCGTTCGCCGCTCCGCGCTCCACCGGGCTGTGGCACGAGATCCGCGGCCAGATCGCGGAGCAGGTGCAGCGCCAGGGCGGCCGCGTGAGCGAGCGCGACGGTGTGTTCGGCCCGGAGCTGGTCGCCGAGATCCCCGTCGCCGCTCCGCAGGGCGCCCCGGGCGAGACCCGCGTCGCGCGCTTCGTCGGCGTCGACGGCCCGCGCTGGTTCCTGCGCGGCGTGATCGCCGGCGACGCGGCCGTGAAGCCGGAGGCCGCGGCCCTGGTCGAGGACCTCTTCCGCAGCATCGTGGTCGTGCGCGGCAACACCCCGATGCCGCCCCGGGACCTCATCCCGCTGCGCATGCCGTCGGCCCCGAGCGCCGGCGACAGCGGATACAGCTCGCTGTGA
- a CDS encoding alkaline phosphatase family protein: MLPAAFTTRASLATVMPSSLGALRGEPNDLELPALEHVVVVVVDGLGAAALRAREGHARTLASRLAKTTTIDAGFPTTTAAALATLTTGTTPGEHGLVGYRVRDDAGRLTNQLNGWDDRMDPATWQRAETVFQRAAADGVACYAIGVPAYADSGFTHAVLRGAEFIGGRTMADRFDAARAILRTPGPSLTYLYVAELDQAAHARGWESPRWTAELETLDALVAGLAASLGPAQGVLVTADHGIVDIPESGHVLFDTAPELLEGVAEIAGEPRLLHLYTEGGASADDVAARWLEVEGGRSWVATRDEAIAAGWFGPVVAPEVAPRIGDVLVAARKRIAYYDSRDPQRTGRSMIGQHGSLTVEETRVPLLRFGAAA, from the coding sequence ATGCTACCGGCCGCGTTCACCACCCGAGCGAGCCTCGCCACGGTAATGCCGAGTTCGCTGGGGGCGCTGCGCGGGGAGCCGAACGACCTCGAGCTGCCCGCTTTGGAGCACGTCGTGGTCGTGGTGGTCGACGGCCTCGGCGCCGCGGCCCTCCGCGCCCGCGAGGGGCATGCCAGGACGCTGGCCTCCCGGCTGGCCAAGACGACCACCATCGACGCCGGCTTCCCGACCACGACGGCCGCCGCACTGGCGACGCTGACGACCGGGACGACACCGGGGGAGCACGGCCTCGTCGGCTACCGGGTCCGCGACGACGCGGGCCGGCTGACCAACCAGCTGAACGGCTGGGACGACCGGATGGACCCGGCCACCTGGCAGCGCGCCGAGACGGTCTTCCAACGGGCGGCGGCGGACGGTGTCGCCTGCTACGCCATCGGCGTCCCGGCGTACGCGGACTCCGGCTTCACGCACGCGGTGCTCCGTGGCGCCGAGTTCATCGGCGGCCGCACGATGGCCGACCGGTTCGACGCGGCGCGGGCGATCCTGCGCACGCCGGGGCCGTCCCTCACCTATCTGTATGTGGCCGAGCTCGACCAGGCCGCCCACGCGCGCGGCTGGGAGTCGCCGCGGTGGACGGCCGAGCTGGAGACCCTGGACGCGCTCGTCGCCGGCCTGGCGGCCTCCCTCGGCCCTGCCCAGGGCGTCCTGGTGACCGCCGACCACGGCATCGTCGACATCCCCGAGAGCGGGCACGTGCTCTTCGACACCGCGCCCGAACTCCTGGAGGGCGTGGCCGAGATCGCGGGCGAGCCGCGCCTGCTGCACCTCTATACAGAGGGGGGCGCGAGCGCCGACGACGTCGCCGCCCGCTGGCTCGAGGTGGAGGGCGGCCGCTCCTGGGTCGCGACCCGTGACGAGGCGATCGCGGCGGGCTGGTTCGGGCCGGTCGTGGCCCCGGAGGTCGCTCCGCGGATCGGCGACGTGCTGGTGGCGGCTCGCAAGCGCATCGCCTACTACGACTCGCGCGACCCGCAGCGCACCGGGCGCAGCATGATCGGCCAGCACGGCTCGCTCACGGTCGAGGAGACCCGGGTGCCGCTGCTGCGGTTCGGAGCGGCAGCGTAG
- a CDS encoding DNA gyrase/topoisomerase IV subunit A, with the protein MTPADDQAPTTERIEDVDVTTEMQGSFLEYAYSVIYSRALPDARDGLKPVQRRILYMMTEMGLRPDRGHVKSARVTGEVMGKLHPHGDSAIYDALVRMAQDFTLRVPLVDGHGNFGSLDDGPAAARYTEARLAAAALALTEDLDEDVVDFVPNYDNQLLQPDVLPAAFPNLLVNGASGIAVGMATNMAPHNLVEVVGAARHLLANPEATLDELMDYVPGPDLPSGGTIAGLSGVRDAYATGRGSFKMRAKVRVESITARKSGLVVTELPYGVGPERVIEKIKDGVNAKKLNGISDVTDLSDRQHGLRLVIGIKTGFSPDAVLEQLYRHTPLEEGFSINNVALVAGGPQTLGLRELLRVYLDHRVSVVTRRSEFRLARRKERLHLVEGLLIAILDIDEVIQVIRTSDDTDQARTRLQQVFDLSTLQADYILELRLRRLTKFSRIELETERDQLAAEIAELEEILGSKARIEGLVSDELEQVAVKFGTPRRTLLTEAKPSIAGAGSRSKAMTVQLEVADVPCRVYLSTTGRILRVDAGVGEGEGLDRIQPPARRSKHDAILSRLDTTSRSEIGAVTDRGRLIRFSPVDLPAAPLNSVQLGAGVKVGDYLALADRKERVLAIVSLDSPRAIALGTRQGVVKRVTPGDWANKPEFEVITLKAGDAVVGAVQSADDAELVFVSSDSQLLRFSAGSVRPQGRAAGGMAGINLAADARVVFFGAVEAAEREEAVVVTIAISDQTLPGADPGSGKVSDFAEFPAKGRATGGVRSQRFLKGETELALAWVGAAPALAVGSDGAQRVLPEGGARRDGSGTPLDMVVASIGSRLA; encoded by the coding sequence ATGACACCAGCAGACGATCAGGCCCCTACGACGGAACGCATCGAAGACGTCGACGTCACGACCGAGATGCAGGGCTCGTTCCTGGAGTACGCATACTCCGTCATCTACTCCCGGGCGCTCCCCGACGCCCGCGACGGCCTGAAGCCGGTGCAGCGGCGCATCCTCTACATGATGACCGAGATGGGCCTGCGCCCGGACCGCGGTCACGTGAAGTCGGCGCGCGTCACCGGCGAGGTGATGGGAAAGCTGCACCCGCACGGCGACAGCGCCATCTACGACGCGCTCGTGCGGATGGCCCAGGACTTCACCCTCCGCGTACCGCTGGTCGACGGCCACGGCAACTTCGGCTCGCTGGACGACGGCCCCGCGGCCGCCCGGTACACGGAGGCGCGCCTCGCCGCCGCCGCGCTGGCCCTCACCGAGGACCTGGACGAGGACGTCGTCGACTTCGTCCCCAACTACGACAACCAGCTCCTGCAGCCTGACGTGCTGCCCGCCGCGTTCCCGAACCTCCTGGTCAACGGCGCCAGCGGCATCGCGGTCGGCATGGCCACGAACATGGCGCCGCACAACCTGGTGGAGGTCGTCGGCGCCGCCCGCCACCTCCTGGCCAACCCGGAGGCCACGCTCGACGAGCTGATGGACTACGTGCCGGGCCCCGACCTCCCGAGCGGCGGCACCATCGCCGGCCTCTCCGGCGTGCGCGACGCGTACGCGACCGGCCGCGGCAGCTTCAAGATGCGCGCCAAGGTGCGCGTCGAGTCCATCACCGCGCGCAAGAGCGGCCTTGTGGTCACCGAGCTGCCCTACGGCGTCGGCCCGGAGCGCGTGATCGAGAAGATCAAGGACGGCGTCAACGCCAAGAAGCTGAACGGCATCTCGGACGTCACCGACCTGTCCGACCGCCAGCACGGCCTCCGACTCGTCATCGGCATCAAGACCGGGTTCAGCCCGGACGCCGTCCTCGAGCAGCTCTACCGGCACACACCGCTGGAGGAGGGCTTCTCGATCAACAACGTCGCCCTCGTCGCCGGTGGCCCGCAGACCCTCGGGCTGCGCGAGCTGCTGCGCGTCTACCTCGACCACCGCGTGAGCGTGGTGACGCGGCGCTCGGAGTTCCGCCTCGCCCGCCGCAAGGAGCGCCTGCACCTCGTCGAGGGCCTGCTCATCGCGATCCTCGACATCGACGAGGTCATCCAGGTCATCCGCACCTCCGACGACACCGACCAGGCGCGCACGCGGCTGCAGCAGGTGTTCGACCTCAGCACGCTGCAGGCCGACTACATCCTGGAGCTGCGGTTGCGCCGGCTCACCAAGTTCTCCCGCATCGAGCTGGAGACCGAGCGCGACCAGCTGGCGGCCGAGATCGCCGAGCTGGAGGAGATCCTCGGCAGCAAGGCGCGGATCGAGGGCCTGGTCTCCGACGAGCTGGAGCAGGTCGCCGTGAAGTTCGGCACCCCGCGCCGCACGCTGCTCACCGAGGCCAAGCCGTCCATCGCCGGCGCCGGCTCGCGCAGCAAGGCGATGACGGTGCAGCTGGAGGTCGCGGACGTCCCGTGCCGGGTGTACCTCTCGACCACCGGCCGCATCCTGCGCGTCGATGCGGGCGTCGGCGAGGGCGAAGGACTCGACCGCATCCAGCCGCCGGCCCGGCGCAGCAAGCACGACGCCATCCTGTCGCGGCTGGACACCACGAGCCGCAGCGAGATCGGCGCGGTCACCGACCGCGGCCGGCTGATCCGGTTCTCGCCGGTCGACCTCCCGGCCGCCCCGCTCAACTCGGTGCAGCTCGGCGCGGGCGTGAAGGTGGGCGACTACCTCGCGCTCGCCGACCGCAAGGAGCGGGTGCTCGCGATCGTCTCGCTGGACTCCCCGCGCGCGATCGCCCTCGGCACCCGCCAGGGCGTGGTCAAGCGGGTCACGCCGGGCGACTGGGCGAACAAGCCGGAGTTCGAGGTCATCACCCTGAAGGCCGGTGACGCCGTCGTCGGAGCTGTGCAGTCGGCCGACGACGCCGAGCTCGTCTTCGTCTCCAGCGACTCCCAGCTGCTGCGGTTCTCCGCCGGCTCGGTGCGTCCGCAGGGCCGCGCGGCCGGCGGCATGGCCGGCATCAACCTGGCCGCCGACGCCCGCGTGGTGTTCTTCGGCGCGGTGGAGGCCGCGGAGCGCGAGGAGGCGGTCGTCGTGACCATCGCGATCAGCGACCAGACCCTCCCCGGAGCCGACCCCGGCAGCGGCAAGGTGAGCGACTTCGCCGAGTTCCCGGCCAAGGGCCGCGCGACCGGCGGCGTCCGCTCGCAGCGCTTCCTCAAGGGCGAGACCGAGCTGGCGCTCGCCTGGGTCGGCGCAGCGCCCGCCCTGGCGGTCGGCTCCGACGGCGCCCAGCGCGTCCTCCCCGAGGGCGGCGCCCGCCGCGACGGCTCCGGCACCCCCCTCGACATGGTCGTCGCCTCCATCGGCTCCCGTCTCGCCTGA
- a CDS encoding DUF3159 domain-containing protein, with translation MSGGRDVTEQHHEPERAEEAQAADQAQAADQERDPVASTLGESLAKAARNSGMGQLVDGETPTGMALLSALGGVRGLLETILPGLVFLIVFTFTQNVPLSIGISVAVAVVFTVVRIVGKTPVTQALAGLIGVGLSAIFALITGRGEDNFILGIWTNAAYAAALLISILIRWPLIGLAAGYLMGDGLAWRSVKSKFRVMQALTFLWFLLFAARLLVQVPLYLAHTDAATSALALTKLLMGVPLYAPLLLITWFVVKGQFPQKPQSQAKKPQGDSAV, from the coding sequence GTGAGCGGTGGTCGAGACGTGACCGAGCAGCACCACGAGCCCGAGCGGGCCGAGGAGGCGCAGGCCGCCGACCAGGCGCAGGCCGCCGACCAGGAGCGCGACCCGGTCGCCTCCACGCTCGGCGAGAGCCTGGCGAAGGCCGCGCGCAACTCCGGCATGGGCCAGCTGGTCGACGGCGAGACGCCGACCGGCATGGCGCTGCTGTCCGCCCTCGGCGGCGTGCGCGGCCTGCTGGAGACCATCCTCCCCGGCCTGGTCTTCCTCATCGTCTTCACGTTCACACAGAACGTCCCGCTCTCGATCGGCATCTCGGTCGCCGTCGCCGTCGTCTTCACCGTGGTCCGGATCGTCGGCAAGACGCCGGTCACGCAGGCGCTCGCAGGGCTGATCGGCGTCGGGCTGTCGGCGATCTTCGCGCTCATCACCGGGCGCGGCGAGGACAACTTCATCCTCGGGATCTGGACGAACGCCGCCTATGCCGCCGCGCTCCTGATCTCCATCCTGATCCGCTGGCCGCTGATCGGCCTGGCGGCGGGCTACCTGATGGGCGACGGGCTGGCTTGGCGGTCGGTGAAGTCGAAGTTCCGGGTGATGCAGGCCCTGACGTTCCTCTGGTTCCTGCTCTTCGCCGCGCGGCTGCTCGTGCAGGTGCCGCTCTACCTGGCGCACACCGACGCGGCCACCAGCGCCCTCGCCCTCACCAAGCTCCTGATGGGCGTCCCGCTCTACGCTCCGCTGCTGCTCATCACCTGGTTCGTGGTGAAGGGGCAGTTCCCGCAGAAGCCGCAGTCGCAGGCCAAGAAGCCGCAAGGCGACAGCGCCGTTTAG
- a CDS encoding DUF3093 domain-containing protein, whose protein sequence is MDLYRERLWATPWLFISTILVVPAVMLVFAPINFAVGVVLAIVFYAAIVIALLASAPVIRVTAAELTAGHAKIPLEFIGEPRSFTGEEATMERGQRLDARAWLLIRGWIKPVVKVPVLDVDDPAPYWLISTRNPDQLVRVLDEARRPL, encoded by the coding sequence ATGGACCTCTACCGAGAACGGCTCTGGGCGACCCCCTGGCTCTTCATCTCCACCATCCTCGTCGTGCCCGCCGTCATGCTCGTCTTCGCGCCGATCAACTTCGCCGTCGGCGTCGTGCTGGCGATCGTCTTCTACGCCGCGATCGTGATCGCGCTGCTCGCCTCCGCCCCGGTGATCCGGGTCACAGCGGCCGAGCTCACCGCCGGGCACGCGAAGATCCCGCTGGAGTTCATCGGCGAGCCGCGCTCGTTCACCGGCGAGGAGGCGACGATGGAGCGCGGCCAGCGGCTGGACGCCCGTGCGTGGCTGCTCATCCGCGGCTGGATCAAGCCGGTCGTGAAGGTCCCCGTGCTGGACGTCGACGACCCGGCGCCCTACTGGCTGATCTCAACAAGAAACCCGGACCAGCTGGTCCGGGTTCTCGATGAGGCCCGACGTCCTCTGTAG
- the dut gene encoding dUTP diphosphatase has protein sequence MTESVDVPIIADRLPVYAHPGDAGADLCAAEPVTLAPGERHTVPTGVSIALPEGYLGFVVPRSGLAMRHGITIVNAPGTVDAGYRGEIKVTVLNTDRSMSYDIAVGDRIAQLIVMPVAQARFIPVDTLPDSHRGTAGFGSSGYTVTQAGEHA, from the coding sequence GTGACCGAATCCGTGGACGTCCCGATCATCGCCGACCGCCTCCCCGTGTACGCCCACCCCGGTGACGCGGGCGCGGACCTGTGCGCAGCGGAGCCCGTCACGCTGGCCCCGGGGGAGCGGCACACCGTGCCGACCGGGGTCTCGATCGCGCTGCCGGAGGGCTACCTCGGCTTCGTGGTGCCGCGCAGCGGCCTGGCCATGCGCCACGGCATCACCATCGTCAACGCCCCCGGCACGGTCGACGCCGGCTATCGCGGCGAGATCAAGGTGACCGTCCTGAACACGGACAGGTCGATGTCGTACGATATCGCCGTCGGCGACAGGATCGCGCAGCTGATCGTCATGCCGGTCGCTCAGGCCCGGTTCATCCCCGTCGACACCCTCCCGGACAGCCACCGCGGCACCGCGGGCTTCGGCTCGTCCGGCTACACCGTCACCCAGGCAGGAGAGCACGCTTGA
- a CDS encoding DUF4193 domain-containing protein codes for MATDYDAPRKTEDDSESIEALKERVPDKMSGVVDVEDADNPGGYELPGADLSDLDLDVVVLPPQADEFTCVSCFLVKHRSQIDHETKLGPICMECAA; via the coding sequence ATGGCAACGGATTACGACGCACCGCGGAAGACCGAGGACGACTCCGAGTCGATCGAGGCCCTCAAGGAGCGAGTTCCGGACAAGATGTCTGGTGTCGTCGACGTCGAAGACGCCGACAACCCGGGCGGCTACGAGCTCCCCGGTGCCGACCTGTCGGACCTCGACCTCGACGTCGTGGTGCTGCCTCCTCAGGCGGACGAGTTCACCTGCGTGAGCTGCTTCCTGGTGAAGCACCGCTCGCAGATCGACCACGAGACCAAGCTCGGACCGATCTGCATGGAGTGCGCCGCCTGA
- the sepH gene encoding septation protein SepH, giving the protein MQDLKVIGVENGAIVAVGDDGERFRIAVDDTLQSKIRQVRQQASAEVPKLSPREIQAHIRSGMSADDVAAVTGAPLDYVQRFEGPIVAEREHVVASALSVPVRTAAEVDPLGDPDTFGSVIRDRLASLGVAGERWASWKDVETGWIVKLEFTADEIDHDARWSYDLRKHALAPLNSEATTLSQAGELRGGALIPRLRAVLPNEGEPDNSRFDSGAFTFPAPGVDLLGPEVTQPLEPLEPHAPGRASNSIAVSAIKRADETPRDLHQTADLLEALRRRRGEREAASYDEPAPRNDRGDRSGRHEQVEQPTLLDPITPFRVVEETITVIEEFGPPPAAPSTPENNAPTPPPSLSSTQEQTPVSTGRRKGRAAMPSWDEIVFGARTDDDLA; this is encoded by the coding sequence ATGCAGGATTTGAAGGTCATCGGGGTCGAGAACGGTGCGATCGTCGCCGTCGGCGACGACGGTGAACGCTTCCGCATCGCCGTCGACGACACGCTGCAGTCGAAGATCCGGCAGGTGCGTCAGCAGGCGTCCGCCGAAGTCCCCAAACTGTCTCCGCGGGAGATCCAGGCCCACATCCGCTCCGGGATGTCCGCCGACGACGTCGCCGCCGTCACCGGCGCGCCCCTGGACTACGTCCAGCGCTTCGAGGGCCCGATCGTGGCCGAGCGCGAGCACGTCGTCGCGAGCGCCCTCAGCGTCCCCGTCCGCACCGCCGCCGAGGTCGACCCGCTGGGCGACCCCGACACGTTCGGCTCCGTGATCCGCGACCGCCTCGCCTCCCTCGGCGTCGCCGGGGAGCGCTGGGCGAGCTGGAAGGACGTCGAGACCGGCTGGATCGTGAAGCTCGAGTTCACCGCCGACGAGATCGACCACGACGCCCGCTGGAGCTACGACCTCCGCAAGCACGCCCTCGCCCCGCTCAACTCGGAGGCGACCACGCTGTCGCAGGCCGGCGAGCTGCGCGGCGGCGCGCTGATCCCGCGGTTGCGCGCCGTCCTCCCCAACGAGGGCGAGCCCGACAACTCCCGCTTCGACAGCGGCGCCTTCACCTTCCCGGCCCCGGGAGTCGACCTGCTCGGCCCGGAGGTCACCCAGCCGCTCGAGCCGCTGGAGCCGCACGCTCCCGGCCGCGCCAGCAACTCCATCGCGGTCTCCGCGATCAAGCGCGCGGACGAGACGCCGCGCGACCTGCACCAGACGGCGGACCTCCTGGAGGCCCTGCGCCGCCGCCGCGGCGAGCGCGAGGCGGCCTCCTACGACGAGCCGGCTCCGCGGAACGACCGAGGCGACCGGAGCGGCCGCCACGAGCAGGTCGAGCAGCCGACGCTCCTCGACCCGATCACCCCGTTCCGGGTGGTCGAGGAGACGATCACGGTCATCGAGGAGTTCGGCCCTCCGCCGGCCGCGCCCTCCACCCCGGAGAACAACGCTCCGACGCCTCCCCCGTCGCTGTCCTCCACGCAGGAGCAGACCCCGGTCTCGACCGGGCGCCGCAAGGGGCGTGCCGCGATGCCGAGCTGGGACGAGATCGTCTTCGGCGCCCGCACGGACGACGACCTGGCGTAA